GCCTCGTTGTCCTCGCTGATCGAGTGGGTCTCGAAGATGATGTCGATCATCGGAGGGCGATCAGTCCCGCGTTCGTCGGCGTGAAGCCGCAGGCGTCGAAGTAGAACGGACGCAGGTGTTCGTCGAAATCGACGTGCAGCCATTCGCAGCCCGCGGCGGTTGCATGGGCGCGCGCTTCGTGCACGAGTCGCGTGCCGATGTCGTTGCCGCGCGCGCTCGTCGCGACCATGACGTCCTGGATCCACGCGTGCACGAGACCGTCCCAGAGCACGTTCACGAAGCCGACGAGTGTGTTGTCGTCGGCGCGCGCGACGACCCAGCCGAGACTGTGCGCGTGTGCGATCGCGACCCAGTTCCAATCGTCGGACGAGAAGACGCGGGTGTCGAACGCCTCGGCGTGCAGTGCGTTGGCCTCGTCGTTGTCGAACTCACCGCGCCACTCGTACGTGACCACGGCGCCGACACTATGCGAGGCTGCCGCGCATGGACGTCTACGAAGCTCTCTATACGACTCGTGCGATGCGGCGTTGCCGGCCCGACAAGATCCCGATGGAAGTGCAGGAGCGCATCCTCGATGCGGCGGTGCGCGCACCGAGCGGGGGCAACACGCAGAACTGGCGTTTCATGCTCGTCGACGACGAGGGTGTGCTCTCGCAGCTCGGGCCGATCTACCGCGAATGCCTCGACTTGCTCTGGAAGACGATCTACAAGGAGCGCCTCGAAGCGGCGCTCGCCGCGCCCGACGATCCGGAATCGCAGCAGATGCTCCGCATCCAGCGATCGGCGCAGCATCTCGCCAACCACTTCGAGGAGTACCCGCTCCTTCTCTTCTCGTTCGTGCAGTACGACCCGACCGGCGGCTCGATCTTCCCGGCGACGTGGTCGGCGATGCTCGCGGCGCGGGCCGAGGGTGTCGGCTCGTCGCTCACGTCGGTCTTCATGTTCCAGATCGACACGGTGCTCGAGATCCTCGGCGTGCCGAAGGACGAGGGCTGGTTGTTCTCGAGCTGCGTGACGATGGGCTATCCGACGGGGCGCTGGGGCGTCGCGCCGCGCACGCCCGTGCACGAGGTCACCTACCGCAACCACTGGGGCGCACCCGTCGGCTTCACCATCGACGAGCCCCTGTGGCCCCCCGCCCGTTGAGTGGTACTGCGTTATCGGCGTATCGCCGAGGAACGCAGTACCACTGAGAGCACCGAGCAGCGGGAAGGGTTGAGCGCGGGTGTGGCGCGCGCGAGGCTCGCGGCAACTTCCTCCGTCGTCGTTTCGACGATTCGGAGGAGCACCGAGTGGCGGCGAAGGCGGACCGGTTCCGGCGGCTGCGCCGGGTCGCGCAACGACGTGACCAGCGCGGATACTTCACGACCGAGCAGGCGTGCGCGGCCGGTGTCACGCCGGATGAGCTCACGCTGCTCGTCACGCGCGGCGTGATCGAGCGTGAGGCGCGGGGTCTGTATCGATTCGTCGTGTCGACCGTGCCGACCTGGAAGGACCAGCTCGCCGGCGAGCTGCTGCGTACGGGCGGCAACGCGAGCGGCTTGTCTGCGGCGGCTCTGTACGGGCTCGCGGCCCCGCCGGCGCGTCCGTCGGTCATCGTGGCGCGCGGTTCCCGGCACGCCGTTCCGGGTCACCACACCACTCGGGAGTTGCACGAGGAGGAGTGCGAACGCGTCGACGGCTTGCAGACACTCGGCCCGACCCGCATGGTGCTCGATGTGGTTCATCGCATGTCGCGGGCGCGCGGCCGTGCGTTGATCGAGAGCGCGATCGTACGCGGGCTCGTCGATCCCGACGCCCTGCGGAAGCGCGCGCTGGAGCTGTCGAACCGGAAGCGTCCGGGCTGCGCGATCACGATCCAGCTGCTCGACGATCTGCACCCGGAGCTCACGCGGTCACGCAACGAGTGGGAAGCCTTGGTCGTGAGGCGCGCCACCGCGCTCGGGCTGCCGCGTCCGGAGCTCGAGCACGACGTCGTCATCGGTGGCCGGCGGTACATCCTCGATGCCGCGTGGTCGCGGTGGCTCGTGACGCTCGAGTTCGACGGCCGCGATCCGCACATGCGCAAGGCGGTGCACGACAATGACTCGGTTCGGCGCAATGACCTCACCGCGGCGGGTTGGCTGCGGTTCAGCATCACCGCCGGCGCGCTGCAGCAGGGCGACGACCGCGTCTTCCATCAGGTCGCAGCCGCGATCGCGCAACGTTCCCGGGCTTAGTGGTACTGCGCTATCGGCATATCGTCGAGGAACGCAGTACCACTAACTAGCGGAGGCCGGCGGCGTGGGGGGAGTCGGGCGGGGGGAGGGGGTGGCGGAAGAGCGCGGCCGCGTTCGCGTGGCTGATCTTGGCGATCTCGTCGGCGGGGAGTGAGCCGTAGAACCGGTCGAACACGGCCTGGCTGTCGGGCCAGGTGCCGTCGCCGTGCGGGTAGTCGGTCTCGAACATGATGTGGTCGATCCCGACGGTGTGGCGCGTCGACAACGTCGACGGGTCGTCGATCGTGCAGAACCAGAAGTTGCGGTGCAGCACCTCGGCCGGGCGCAGCTCCTTCGACTGGAAGTACTGCCCGTACCCCGAACGGTCGACGATGTTCTCGAGCCGGTCGTGCAGCATCGCGACCCAACCGATCCCGCCCTCTGACATCGCGATCTTCAG
The Acidimicrobiia bacterium DNA segment above includes these coding regions:
- a CDS encoding GNAT family N-acetyltransferase; this encodes MVTYEWRGEFDNDEANALHAEAFDTRVFSSDDWNWVAIAHAHSLGWVVARADDNTLVGFVNVLWDGLVHAWIQDVMVATSARGNDIGTRLVHEARAHATAAGCEWLHVDFDEHLRPFYFDACGFTPTNAGLIALR
- a CDS encoding nitroreductase family protein; amino-acid sequence: MDVYEALYTTRAMRRCRPDKIPMEVQERILDAAVRAPSGGNTQNWRFMLVDDEGVLSQLGPIYRECLDLLWKTIYKERLEAALAAPDDPESQQMLRIQRSAQHLANHFEEYPLLLFSFVQYDPTGGSIFPATWSAMLAARAEGVGSSLTSVFMFQIDTVLEILGVPKDEGWLFSSCVTMGYPTGRWGVAPRTPVHEVTYRNHWGAPVGFTIDEPLWPPAR
- a CDS encoding type IV toxin-antitoxin system AbiEi family antitoxin domain-containing protein, with product MAAKADRFRRLRRVAQRRDQRGYFTTEQACAAGVTPDELTLLVTRGVIEREARGLYRFVVSTVPTWKDQLAGELLRTGGNASGLSAAALYGLAAPPARPSVIVARGSRHAVPGHHTTRELHEEECERVDGLQTLGPTRMVLDVVHRMSRARGRALIESAIVRGLVDPDALRKRALELSNRKRPGCAITIQLLDDLHPELTRSRNEWEALVVRRATALGLPRPELEHDVVIGGRRYILDAAWSRWLVTLEFDGRDPHMRKAVHDNDSVRRNDLTAAGWLRFSITAGALQQGDDRVFHQVAAAIAQRSRA